A portion of the Limanda limanda chromosome 3, fLimLim1.1, whole genome shotgun sequence genome contains these proteins:
- the LOC132998142 gene encoding DNA-binding protein RFX7-like gives MAEAEPPQQGPGLLLPGLQGAEASALQLRIKNSICKSVQSKVENILQDVEKFSDIEKLYLYLKLPSGPSSCSSIEKSDQNALSSSRTQQMHAFNWIRDHLEEYPETSLPKQEVYDEYKSFCDNLNYHPLSAADFGKMMKNVFPNMKARRLGMRGKSKYCYSGLRKRPFVHMPSLPALDLHKSPEGLQCDVLESPGQLSSIKEEVRFAACDLVCEWAQKVLKRQFDAVEDLARFLIDSHYISNKSLAALTIVTGTATEVKTPQSASAFIPTAEAHSFQPHVTNLSSPSIDAKQQLQRKIQRKQQEQKLHSPLPGEGQTKRSDESVPSGSPPPPSPQPTIGIVVAAVPSPITVQRSVQLMSPSPVGTVESKVLPFNFQMVTQPMTRSPKTLQNILPSQTGERTARQRYAQILPKPLATTSITLHSPSAMIIANSPIKTVMTTCHVSPVSLVKMTAISLAPNSGTTTTFTNATLRSASAGISTSAVAEDISSNQTTRSASAVPMLAPVAWQGQTAATHSIDVEMEVEAIHQNSQMQNPSSLICTQGAMANRSLGAVQRAASVPNPQTKGFLVLEETSLTKCNGEPSLCTYATAEVESSNRSANNTSTSHLTPSPQNTSTVSILNTSGPPSCRESCGVTPTKESFLSTKSLRKRSSVSPELSPVKRVFMPQHPVGGTAALGYGIRKQVGYFSRLGAPTRPESAPATREVEVKMNSVSTTPVHSLCTSSFRPSGFYSVANTQSSIQRKNTSTVLENSSSVSHALTQQQQGHTVANVHVIPNNPSFQQHSGDGRISNSTTGILQGAQQQSYTQSNPTTETLEFLSQVSSSNHLPMQTDMDYFPFDDDVTQDSIVEELVQMEEQMKLNSLRGFGVTMQGKQHVVPDNVMSTNQSMTAFYHTANHSGNPIHTPTPTPTPTPTPTSEMMGGAQSFTGESPCSHFASPTPVDSALGSSRHTPLGTPHSSCSSNVPASPVECRNPFAFTPINSSITGFHDCSTVSSSPVKPMQRPMATHPDKTRLEWMNNSYNSSSESLNKSNSGMGILPGYQGLIDDHFQKPHAFAVPHARYHDSSFGRLTPISPVQQQVANMANLTKQEGFAVPAPLDNKNTNVLATNFRCRSVSPAVHQRNFCGNSAHPNVLRSVVSPYNSPVAPEMLNIFANSQTNFGVSSMAQRSRSVPLNIMMQTEVRPMAGQQCNNKNLGSVLLSKLDSDNDDALRGLGISHLPSSYSARMNLTQILESDPSLSCADNHLSMMTCDTTSPCKLQRPDYLIGSAINEPMHFSASESLVQSASRQHQQAQSMMLTLNQQQQREELHQHQHLDFNSTVKDLLTDHSLAAGGQLVEQASELTTGGADFPCEIRMTSEFSSSINDLNALDSNLLFDPNQQQGQYQNTGPEELGNDPLFQHISGETAHSSGLDWLESKDQTTVGLMG, from the exons ATGGCCGAGGCGGAGCCCCCCCAGCAGGGGCCCGGCCTGCTCCTCCCCGGGCTGCAGGGCGCCGAGGCCAGTGCTCTGCAGCTCAGGATCAAGAACTCCATCTG CAAATCTGTTCAATCAAAAGTGGAAAACATTCTG CAAGATGTCGAGAAGTTCTCCGACATTGAAAAACTCTACCTCTACCTTAAGTTGCCTTCTGGTccgagcagctgcagcagcattgAGAAGAG TGACCAGAACGCCCTGTCTTCAAGCCGCACTCAGCAGATGCATGCGTTCAACTGGATCCGCGATCATTTAGAGGAATACCCGGAGACATCTCTCCCCAAACAGGAAGTCTATGATGAATACAA GAGTTTCTGTGACAATCTCAACTACCACCCGCTGAGCGCTGCGGACTTTGGAAAAATGATGAAAAACGTCTTCCCGAACATGAAGGCGCGTCGACTTGGCATGAGAGGAAAATCAAA ATATTGCTATAGTGGATTAAGGAAGAGACCCTTTGTTCACATGCCATCGTTACCTGCTCTGGATCTCCATAAATCACCAGAAGGA CTGCAGTGTGACGTCCTGGAGTCACCAGGTCAGCTCAGCAGCATCAAGGAGGAGGTTCGGTTTGCAGCCTGTGACTTGGTGTGTGAGTGGGCCCAGAAGGTGCTGAAACGCCAGTTTGATGCAGTGGAGGATCTGGCCCGCTTCCTCATCGACAGCCACTACATCAGCAACAAGTCTCTGGCAGCTCTCACCATTGTGACCGGCACAGCCACAG AGGTTAAGACTCCACAGTCTGCATCAGCTTTCATCCCCACTGCTGAGGCTCACTCCTTCCAGCCTCACGTCACAAACCTGTCGTCACCTTCTATCGATGcgaagcagcagctccagaggaagatccagagaaaacaacaggaaCAGAAGCTGCACTCTCCCTTACCCGGCGAGGGACAAACCAAGAGGTCAGATGAAAGTGTGCCTTCCGGTAGCCCCCCACCTCCGTCACCTCAGCCAACCATAGGCATTGTGGTCGCTGCTGTCCCCAGCCCCATCACG GTTCAGAGAAGTGTGCAGCTGATGTCCCCAAGTCCTGTGGGAACAGTTGAGAGCAAAGTGCTGCCCTTTAACTTCCAAATGGTGACGCAGCCGATGACACGGAGCCCAAAGACCCTGCAAAATATTCTGCCCAGTCAAACGGGAGAACGCACGGCTCGGCAGCGCTACGCTCAAATCCTGCCCAAACCTTTGGCCACGACCTCTATTACTTTGCACTCACCCTCCGCCATGATCATTGCCAACAGCCCGATTAAAACTGTGATGACCACGTGTCATGTCAGCCCAGTCAGTTTGGTCAAGATGACGGCCATATCGTTGGCACCCAACAGCGGCACCACCACGACCTTCACAAATGCGACTCTGCGGTCAGCATCTGCAGGGATCAGCACTTCGGCGGTTGCAGAAGACATCAGCTCTAATCAAACCACGAGAAGCGCTTCTGCTGTTCCAATGCTGGCCCCGGTGGCCTGGCAAGGGCAGACCGCTGCCACTCACAGCATCGATGTTGAAATGGAAGTCGAAGCAATACATCAAAACAGCCAAATGCAAAATCCTAGCAGTCTCATTTGTACTCAAGGGGCAATGGCAAATAGAAGCTTAGGGGCTGTACAGAGGGCCGCCAGTGTTCCTAATCCTCAGACGAAAGGCTTCCTGGTTCTGGAAGAAACATCTCTCACTAAATGCAATGGAGAGCCCTCCTTGTGCACTTACGCTACGGCAGAAGTCGAAAGCAGCAATAGAAGCGCCAACAATACAAGCACTTCGCACTTAACTCCCTCCCCTCAGAATACCAGCACTGTTTCGATACTGAACACCAGCGGACCACCTTCATGTCGGGAGAGCTGTGGTGTGACGCCAACAAAGGAAAGTTTCCTGTCCACCAAAAGCCTCAGGAAACGCTCAAGCGTCAGCCCAGAACTTTCCCCAGTCAAAAGGGTTTTTATGCCCCAGCACCCTGTAGGGGGCACTGCTGCTCTTGGATATGGCATCAGAAAGCAAGTTGGTTATTTCTCCAGGCTGGGAGCTCCGACTCGACCCGAAAGTGCACCGGCCACCAGGGAAGTGGAAGTGAAAATGAACTCTGTCTCGACCACTCCAGTTCATTCACTCTGCACTTCCTCTTTCAGACCCAGTGGCTTTTACTCTGTTGCCAACACACAGAGCTCAATCCAGAGGAAAAACACCTCCACTGTTTTGGAAAATAGCAGCTCAGTCAGTCACGCATTAACACAGCAACAGCAGGGGCACACAGTGGCTAATGTGCATGTCATACCTAATAACCCCAGCTTCCAGCAGCACTCAGGTGATGGGAGGATCTCAAACTCCACCACAGGAATCCTGCAAGGAGCTCAGCAGCAAAGCTACACTCAGTCCAACCCTACCACCGAAACCTTAGAGTTTTTGAGTCAAGTGTCATCGTCCAATCATCTCCCTATGCAGACAGATATGGACTACTTCCCCTTCGATGACGATGTGACTCAGGATAGCATCGTGGAAGAGTTGGTGCAGATGGAGGAGCAGATGAAGCTCAACAGCCTGCGTGGGTTCGGAGTCACAATGCAAGGCAAGCAGCACGTGGTGCCGGACAACGTTATGTCCACTAATCAGTCAATGACTGCTTTCTATCACACTGCCAACCACAGCGGCAACCCAATCCATACACCAACCCCGACACCCACTCCCACTCCCACACCAACGTCAGAGATGATGGGAGGAGCTCAAAGCTTCACCGGCGAGAGTCCCTGCTCCCACTTCGCCTCCCCAACCCCCGTGGACAGCGCGCTGGGAAGCAGTCGTCACACCCCACTCGGTACTCCacactccagctgcagcagcaatgTGCCAGCCAGTCCAGTGGAGTGCAGGAATCCGTTTGCTTTCACACCCATCAACTCCAGCATCACTGGTTTCCATGACTGCAGCACTGTCTCCAGCAGCCCCGTCAAGCCCATGCAGAGGCCGATGGCCACTCACCCAGACAAGACCAGGCTGGAGTGGATGAATAACAGttacaacagcagcagtgagagtTTAAACAAGTCAAACAGCGGAATGGGAATACTACCCGGTTATCAAGGCCTGATAGACGACCATTTTCAAAAACCTCATGCCTTCGCCGTCCCTCATGCGCGGTACCACGACAGCAGTTTCGGCCGCTTGACTCCCATCTCacctgtgcagcagcaggtagCTAACATGGCTAACCTGACCAAGCAGGAGGGTTTCGCTGTACCTGCCCCACTGGATAATAAAAACACCAACGTACTTGCTACAAATTTCCGGTGTCGCAGCGTGAGCCCCGCGGTGCATCAGAGGAACTTCTGTGGAAACAGCGCCCATCCCAATGTCCTTCGTTCAGTGGTTTCTCCCTATAATTCTCCTGTGGCTCCTGAGATGTTGAACATCTTTGCAAACAGCCAGACTAATTTTGGGGTGAGCAGCATGGCCCAACGGAGCCGCTCCGTGCCGCTCAACATCATGATGCAAACTGAGGTCCGTCCAATGGCCGGCCAAcaatgcaacaacaaaaaccttGGCAGTGTCCTTCTGAGCAAGCTGGACAGTGACAACGACGATGCTCTGCGGGGTCTAGGCATCAGTCATTTACCCTCCAGCTACAGTGCGCGCATGAACCTCACTCAGATCCTGGAGTCTGACCCCAGCCTCTCCTGCGCTGACAACCACCTCAGCATGATGACCTGTGACACCACCAGCCCCTGCAAGCTGCAGAGGCCAGATTACCTCATCGGAAGCGCCATTAATGAACCAATGCATTTCTCTGCAAGTGAGAGCCTAGTACAATCTGCCTCTAGACAGCATCAGCAGGCCCAGTCTATGATGTTAACTCTgaaccaacagcagcagcgagaagaactgcatcagcatcagcacctGGATTTCAACAGCACCGTCAAAGACCTACTGACAGACCACAGCCTCGCTGCCGGTGGTCAGCTCGTGGAACAGGCATCAGAGCTGACTACAGGCGGAGCAGACTTCCCATGTGAAATCAGAATGACGTCAGAGTTCTCCAGTAGCATCAACGACCTCAATGCATTGGATTCAAACCTTCTGTTTGACCCCAACCAGCAGCAAGGGCAATATCAAAACACTGGCCCAGAGGAGTTGGGGAATGATCCGCTGTTTCAGCACATCAGCGGCGAGACGGCTCATTCAAGTGGACTTGACTGGCTGGAGAGCAAAGATCAAACAACTGTTGGATTGATGGGTTGA